The sequence GATAGTAACTTATTGGAAAAAAATATACATGAACTCCATTTTTATTTAAAAAATTAATGTTTTTTATCAAAGCTTGCATTTGTCTGTATTACAGAATATTAACATCATTTTGCTTGTTTTTGTGAATTATGCAGGCTAAAGTAACATCATGAGCCATTTGTTGTAAAAACAATGCAACATCGGCAGAAAGCGAGCTATGGAAAGTGGCTCCTACTGGAGATTTTTGGAACAGTGTAGCATACATTACACAAGTAGTTAAATATGAACCTGGAAGCGCAGGATGACTAAAGTCTGCTGAATAAAGATTAATTAAGCTATCAGGATCATTATCCATAGCATGTTTCCACGCTAAACCAACTGGCGAAACAGTTGAACTATTTTGCTCACCCATTGTCATATATCCAGCCATTAACCTTTCTTGCATTCCCAAAAATGTACATACAGGAGTCCATCCATAATCAATACAATTTACTTGATCTCCATATTTTCGACCCCAAGTCATGAAAAATACCGGCTCAGTACAAGAATTGTTTGATTTAATAGAATCGACTAATATTTGAGCATAGGGGAAAACTTCTGTAGTCATTTGATCGGGATGCCATGATGGTTCTTGACTTTGTGCCTGTAAAATAACAAAATCCCAATTGTCTTGACTAATTTTTGATAATGTTGTTGTATTTGCTGCATGATTTAAAAACCTTGATCCTCCTGGCGTACTTTGATCGTGCACTATTGTGTCCCCAAGCGATAGTGATAAATCACTTAGTAAATTAGGCAAATCGTTTACATATGTATAACTATTTCCAATAAAAAGAACTTTTGTTTGTTGTCCGTAAGATAAGGTTGTAATTGCAATGATTAATAATAGCAATAGAGTGTTTCTCATTATAAAAGTATTGGTTGTTTAATTAAAAAATTATGACGAGAATCCTTTTGTATGGTTGCCGAAAAAACTTTGGTGTAATCTAAAAAAGGCTATTTTTTTGGTAGTTTCCTCTTGTGGAAATCATTAAAACTAAACACTATTTTGAGATGCATCCTCTTGTAGGTCATCTAATTTCTCTTGCAAACTGTCTGCTCAAGTTTTATGATTATTTTCTAATATGTTAATTTGCAATTCTTTTTCTTCTTCATCATCTCAAATAACTTCACCTGAAATAAGCATTATTAAACCTTTTGATGATAAGAATGTGTTAACACCCAGAATAGATAGTTTAGCTGAAAGTTTAAGAGTTTTGCGCTTAGTTTTATTTGCAAATGACTTAAGTCAAATCAAAAAACAATAAGTTTTTGAGCATGTGTGGACTGCTCTGAATCGTATCTTACAAAATACAAACCTGATTTCAGATTTGATAGATCTATCTGAAATTTTTTGGAAGGCAGAATAATCTCATTTCTGGAAATTATTAATTCTCCCTTCAAATCAAATATTTTTATACCGTAAATATTTTTGTTAGTAACATTTTTTAGATAAAACAGAGTTTTTGCAGGATTCGGAAATAGCAATAATTTTTCAGGTTTATTTGACAACTCAATTGCATTTACCTCAAAATTAATTGTGTCAGTAAAATCTGCTCCACCATATTGATTCCAGGCTGTCAGAATTATCGAATACTGTCCTAATCCCGAGAATTCGTGTATGGGATTCTCTTCTGTGGAAGTTTGTCCATCGCCAAAATTCCAAACATAAACATCTGCATTAGTGCTTTCATTAATAAATTCTACAATGGTATCGTTTACGGTATAAGAAAATTTAGCAGTAGGTCCTTCTTCGAGATATGTTTCAAAGGATTTCTGCTGACAGCCATTCTGATCAGTAACAATTACTGAATAATTTCCCGAACCTTGAAACTCAAGACCTGGAATACTTGCTGATGAAATTGGGGCATTATCTTTCAACCATAGATAAAAAGTATAAATGTCAGGCACTTGAACAATATTATTAAAAAAGCTTATTTGTGGCGAATACATTTCAATATTGTATTCAGCAAAATTATTAGTATCAATTACAACATCGTATCCACACTGCAAAAGATACTCTGCATCAGCAGCGGGTAAACCTCCGGTGAAACTCAAATTGCCGGGATTTGATTTGAAAATGATTGAATATAATACCGATGCTGAAACTACACTGCCGGCTTGGGAGGGATGTACTGCATCTGCTGAATACAAATCGATGCCGGCTTGTTCAGTTAGAGATTTAATCCAGGCTTCTCCAACCGGAGCTACAATTTCATTTACAAATGTGTTTTGATAAATCATGTTGTCAAGAATCCGACCAATGCATGAAATAGTATTATCTCCAGGGAAGTAAGTTGGATAACCGCCTTCTCCACCCCATCCAGCAAACCATAATACCCGAGTGCAAGAATTGTATTCTTTTATAGAATCGTATAATTGTAAATTGGCATTTAAATATTCGCTGCTAATATATGGTGGCATATTTACATAAGCACCTTGGTTATCCTGAATCACAATATAATCCCAGGCTTGTTCCTGAAATTTTTCAAAGACAAAAGGATTTTGAATATGATGAGTAGAATATTGTCCACCTGGTGTATGTGAATCAATAATGTATGGAAAACCACCTAAATTTGCAAGGTCTTCAACAATTCCGGGCAAATTATTCGTCCCTAAAAAACTATTTCCAAGGAAAAATATTTTGACAGTGTCATTACTTATAGATTTAGTTTTTTTATAAGGATTGTTTTCCGTTTGTTTGTTTCCAAAGTTTTGTGCACAAAAACTGCCATTGTAAAGTAAAAGAGCGAGGATTAAAATTTTAATTAATTTCATGGGTTTTGGATTTTATTTAAGGTTAATTTTTATTATAATCTGATATTTATTAGAAAATTGAGCTTGAAAATGAATAACTGAACTAGTTTTATGTTTGGCATAATAAATTATTTAGAAAAACTAAATTTCAAAGGTACAAAAAACAATCTGAAGCATTAAGTAATTCTATTTGAAATATCCGGAGGCATCAAAAGTCATTTTTTGTGTCGTCTGATTGTGTTTTTTCCATGCTTTTGCAAGTTCCGATAAACGATGATTGCTATAACTGAAAAATTGTTTATAAGCACTACAAAAATACTGTAGATTTTTGGCATTTCGATATTTTGGACATCCTCCATAACACATTTCTAACCATGGACATTTTTTGCAATCATTATCTATTTCAGCTTTTAGTTCACCGAAAGTGTGCTGCTTTTTGCTATTCAGCATATCAATCAATCGATTTTGATGAATATTGCCTAATTTGTTTTTCTTGTTCACAAAAAAATCACAGCTATAAACATCGCCATTGTGCTCTACCACAAGGTATCCACCACAAGTTTTCTGAAAACTACATTCGGGAACCTGATGCCCTATATGCGCATGAAATGTATTTTCTATAAATCGCACTATTGGAGCAGAACCGCCATCACGAATGAAATCGGCATACCACAAATCGAAAATTTTGCACATAAATCCACCCAATTCTTTGGCAGAAACAGAAAAGTCAAGTATCTGGTTATTTCTATCTTTCTCAAAAACAGGATTAAACTGCAGCCATTGAAATCCTCTTGATTTGTAAAACTGATATATTTTTTCGGCAGAATTAACATTCGATTTTGTAATGCAACTTAAAATATTCACAGCTACGCCAGCATTCATTAGCTTCTGAGCATTTTCATTAACTTTTTTCCAACTGGTTTTTCCATTTTTGTTCAATCTGTATTTGTCATGGATTTCTTCAGTTCCGTCAATCGACAAACCAATCAGAAAATTGTATTTTTTCAGAAAACTAATCCATTCATCGTTCAATAAAGTACCGTTTGTTTGCAGGCTATTACCTATTATTTTTCTTTCAGTCTTCCCGAAATGAAGCTGTAAATCTATCAACTTTCTGAAAAATTGGATTCCTGCCAAACTAGGCTCTCCACCTTGCCAGGTAATATTATATTGATTTCCGGTCTGGTTACTCATTTGACGAATCAACTCTTCGAGCGTGTCGTGGCTCATTACCGACAAAGACGGGTATAGATTTTCTTTTTCGAGATAGAAACAATAATCGCAATTTAAATTACATTTTGCTCCAACAGGCTTTACAATTATCGATTCAAGCGGCTTTTTCATTGATGGTTGAATTATTTCACTATTATTTCGTCGAAAAACATCCAGGCCGGCTTTCCTTCTGCAATATGGCCTTTTGGGCATTTGCCAATATTTATAGCTTCTACCTTTATTGACTTTGCCCGGGCAGGTTTAGAAATTTTAGCATGGTATTTCACATTTCCATTTACAGATTGGAATTTGTCTGATGTGATTTTTTCTAAAACCTCAAAATTTTCACCATCAGTGCTAAACGAAACCACTATTTCTTTTGGTAAAAATATCCATGAACCTTCGTTTTTCAAAGTGCTAACTATTACAGTGTCAAAACTTTGTTCTTTGTCGAAATGAATTATAGCCTCAAGATTATTTCCATAATACGCCTGCCACGAGCGGTCTTTAAATGCAGGCCTGCCAATTTTTCCATCAGTCAATCCTTGAGCTCCTCGTCCGGAATATTTCTTGTTATATTGAGTAAACAACTGAACTTTTGCTCCTACTGCCAAATGAGAAATATTTGTTTCCATCTCGTAGTTATAATCTGGCTCTCGTAGCCCTTTTCCTTCTATTCCTGTTAAAAAATCTCCAAGTTCTTGCCTGTACTTTTCGGCTAATATTTGCAATTGTTTCCTTTCTTTAGGAAATTCGTCAATCACATTATTCAACTCGAAAGGATCGCTTTTTAAATTATAAAGTTCCAAACCTGATTCCAGGAAATTATATTTTCCGGGCAAACCGTTTTTCCCGGGCTCAACATTTGTGTATGACCTGTAAACATGCGGAAAACCCAATTTCCAATCTCCTTTTCGAACAGCTTGAAGCTCGTTTTCGTTGTAGTAATAACAAAATTCGTCTCGGATGTTTTTACTCGTATCGCCAAACAAGTATGGCAGTATGCTTTGGCCATCAATAGTATGATTTGGCAATTTCCCATCGCTTATTTCTGCCAAAGTGGGTAAAATATCCAGCGTAGAAGCGAGATTATTAATTACTAAACCTTTTGGAATTTTTCCATGCCAATTCATCACACAAGGAACTTTGTGCCCACCTTCCCAGCTTGTACCTTTGCCTTCGCGCAAA is a genomic window of Bacteroidota bacterium containing:
- a CDS encoding T9SS type A sorting domain-containing protein — encoded protein: MKLIKILILALLLYNGSFCAQNFGNKQTENNPYKKTKSISNDTVKIFFLGNSFLGTNNLPGIVEDLANLGGFPYIIDSHTPGGQYSTHHIQNPFVFEKFQEQAWDYIVIQDNQGAYVNMPPYISSEYLNANLQLYDSIKEYNSCTRVLWFAGWGGEGGYPTYFPGDNTISCIGRILDNMIYQNTFVNEIVAPVGEAWIKSLTEQAGIDLYSADAVHPSQAGSVVSASVLYSIIFKSNPGNLSFTGGLPAADAEYLLQCGYDVVIDTNNFAEYNIEMYSPQISFFNNIVQVPDIYTFYLWLKDNAPISSASIPGLEFQGSGNYSVIVTDQNGCQQKSFETYLEEGPTAKFSYTVNDTIVEFINESTNADVYVWNFGDGQTSTEENPIHEFSGLGQYSIILTAWNQYGGADFTDTINFEVNAIELSNKPEKLLLFPNPAKTLFYLKNVTNKNIYGIKIFDLKGELIISRNEIILPSKKFQIDLSNLKSGLYFVRYDSEQSTHAQKLIVF
- a CDS encoding anaerobic sulfatase maturase, which gives rise to MKKPLESIIVKPVGAKCNLNCDYCFYLEKENLYPSLSVMSHDTLEELIRQMSNQTGNQYNITWQGGEPSLAGIQFFRKLIDLQLHFGKTERKIIGNSLQTNGTLLNDEWISFLKKYNFLIGLSIDGTEEIHDKYRLNKNGKTSWKKVNENAQKLMNAGVAVNILSCITKSNVNSAEKIYQFYKSRGFQWLQFNPVFEKDRNNQILDFSVSAKELGGFMCKIFDLWYADFIRDGGSAPIVRFIENTFHAHIGHQVPECSFQKTCGGYLVVEHNGDVYSCDFFVNKKNKLGNIHQNRLIDMLNSKKQHTFGELKAEIDNDCKKCPWLEMCYGGCPKYRNAKNLQYFCSAYKQFFSYSNHRLSELAKAWKKHNQTTQKMTFDASGYFK
- a CDS encoding sulfatase, which codes for MKNYLKFSNSKKIAAGLLSAGIAGTSFGQTNELPNIVLVFTDDQGYGDLGCFGSENILTPTIDSLAENGVKFTNFYVSQAVSSASRASLLTGCYPNRIGITGALTPNSEKGIAASELTLAEMLKEQGYATGIFGKWHLGDQEKFLPLQHGFDEYVGWPYSNDMWPVTYGNKPKINSKYPKLRLIEGNKKTKVFERIEDQDSITTILTRKAVDFINRKASEPFFLYFPHPMPHVPLGVSEKFADKSKYGKYGDVIMEIDWSVKQLVEALKKNGIADNTLIIFTSDNGPWKNFGDHGGTTAGLREGKGTSWEGGHKVPCVMNWHGKIPKGLVINNLASTLDILPTLAEISDGKLPNHTIDGQSILPYLFGDTSKNIRDEFCYYYNENELQAVRKGDWKLGFPHVYRSYTNVEPGKNGLPGKYNFLESGLELYNLKSDPFELNNVIDEFPKERKQLQILAEKYRQELGDFLTGIEGKGLREPDYNYEMETNISHLAVGAKVQLFTQYNKKYSGRGAQGLTDGKIGRPAFKDRSWQAYYGNNLEAIIHFDKEQSFDTVIVSTLKNEGSWIFLPKEIVVSFSTDGENFEVLEKITSDKFQSVNGNVKYHAKISKPARAKSIKVEAINIGKCPKGHIAEGKPAWMFFDEIIVK